One window of the Pseudomonas lurida genome contains the following:
- a CDS encoding MIP/aquaporin family protein, producing the protein MTTALQQPSLSSQCMAEFLGTALLIFFGTGCVAALKVAGASFGLWEISIIWGVGVSMAIYLSAGISGAHLNPAVSIALCIFADFDKRKLPFYILAQIAGAFCSAALVYTLYSNLFFDYEQTHHMVRGSQASLELASVFSTYPHALLSTAQAFLVEMVITAILMGVIMALTDDNNGLPRGPLAPLLIGLLIAVIGSAMGPLTGFAMNPARDFGPKLMTFFAGWGEMAFTGGRDIPYFLVPIFAPIVGACLGAAAYRGLIARHLPSAAPAIAEETPDTAVNGKTRIS; encoded by the coding sequence ATGACAACTGCTCTTCAACAGCCTTCACTTTCGAGCCAATGCATGGCCGAATTCCTGGGGACTGCGCTTCTGATCTTCTTCGGTACAGGATGTGTCGCTGCGCTCAAGGTCGCGGGTGCAAGCTTTGGCTTGTGGGAGATCAGTATCATATGGGGGGTCGGCGTCAGCATGGCGATCTACCTGAGCGCCGGCATTTCCGGAGCCCACCTCAACCCGGCCGTCAGCATCGCGCTGTGTATTTTCGCCGACTTCGACAAGCGCAAACTGCCCTTCTATATCCTCGCCCAGATCGCAGGCGCCTTCTGCTCGGCGGCCTTGGTGTACACGCTGTACAGCAATCTTTTTTTCGATTACGAACAAACCCATCACATGGTGCGCGGCTCACAGGCCAGCCTGGAACTGGCGTCGGTGTTCTCCACCTACCCCCATGCGCTGCTGAGCACTGCCCAGGCGTTTCTGGTGGAGATGGTTATCACCGCCATCCTGATGGGCGTGATCATGGCCCTGACCGATGACAACAACGGCCTGCCTCGCGGGCCCCTGGCCCCGCTGCTGATCGGCCTGCTGATCGCCGTGATCGGCAGCGCCATGGGCCCATTGACCGGCTTTGCGATGAACCCGGCGCGGGATTTCGGGCCCAAGCTGATGACCTTTTTCGCCGGCTGGGGTGAAATGGCCTTTACCGGCGGTCGTGATATTCCTTACTTCCTGGTACCGATTTTCGCGCCGATTGTCGGCGCATGCCTCGGCGCTGCGGCCTATCGCGGGCTGATTGCCCGCCATCTGCCGAGCGCCGCACCTGCTATAGCTGAAGAAACACCTGACACGGCTGTCAACGGCAAGACGCGTATTTCCTGA